The proteins below are encoded in one region of Sporosarcina sp. FSL K6-1508:
- a CDS encoding ABC transporter ATP-binding protein, translated as MSRKAKIIIRSLTKAFYKKQGSVTALDDINLTIEDGEFVCIVGPSGCGKSTLLRILAGLENPSIGEFTIATDGENRPLQSMVFQERGIIPWLTVEKNVAFGLEMRHLPKKLIKERTAYYLKKTGLEKFSSLYPKELSGGMKQRVSIARAFANDPEILLMDEPFAALDEQNKFILQEELLSIWSETGKTILFITHSIDEALLLSDRILLMSSQPGKIIQEIKVDMPRPRKIEDIRENPIMAGQFVEIWKHLQEEVQRSRREDE; from the coding sequence ATGAGCAGGAAAGCTAAAATTATCATTCGTAGTCTGACGAAGGCGTTTTATAAAAAACAAGGCAGCGTCACAGCACTTGACGACATTAACCTCACAATCGAGGACGGGGAATTCGTCTGTATTGTTGGACCAAGCGGGTGTGGCAAGTCAACGTTGCTACGTATATTGGCAGGATTAGAGAATCCAAGTATCGGTGAATTTACGATTGCAACGGATGGAGAAAATAGGCCGTTGCAGTCGATGGTGTTCCAAGAAAGGGGCATCATTCCATGGCTTACTGTCGAAAAGAATGTAGCGTTCGGCCTTGAAATGCGCCATTTACCGAAAAAGCTTATAAAAGAGCGGACAGCGTATTATTTGAAGAAGACCGGACTTGAAAAATTTTCATCCCTTTATCCGAAGGAGCTGTCGGGGGGGATGAAACAAAGAGTGAGCATTGCACGGGCATTTGCCAATGATCCTGAAATTCTATTGATGGATGAACCGTTTGCAGCGCTCGATGAACAAAATAAATTCATCTTACAAGAAGAGTTGTTATCTATTTGGTCAGAAACCGGGAAGACAATTCTATTCATTACCCACAGTATCGACGAAGCATTGTTATTGAGCGATCGAATCCTTCTTATGAGCTCACAGCCAGGCAAAATCATACAGGAAATCAAAGTCGACATGCCACGTCCACGAAAAATAGAAGATATACGTGAAAATCCAATTATGGCTGGACAGTTTGTGGAAATATGGAAACACCTGCAAGAAGAAGTACAGCGCTCAAGGCGAGAAGATGAGTGA
- a CDS encoding ABC transporter permease — protein sequence MLTIASPVFLLLMWEFLSRTGMIDIRFFPPPSAIVSTFFEMISSGEMASHIGVSLYRIFAGFLLGVIPGIVIGLLMGLYSPIRHFVSPIVMALMPIPTLALLPIIIILFGIGDLSKVVTIAGSVFFPVVINTAAGVINIDSIYLDVAKNYGAGKLNFFMKIALPGAMPVMLEGIQMGQAIALLTIVAAEMMGATSGIGYLIWVSYKAFLLQEMYVGLILISFFGYLFSLLLRGIQKKMLPWR from the coding sequence ATGTTGACGATTGCCTCGCCCGTGTTTCTTCTACTAATGTGGGAATTCTTGTCGAGGACGGGAATGATTGATATTCGTTTCTTCCCACCTCCCTCTGCAATTGTGAGCACGTTTTTTGAGATGATTTCGAGTGGTGAAATGGCAAGTCATATCGGCGTATCATTGTATAGGATTTTCGCCGGATTTTTATTAGGCGTCATTCCTGGCATTGTCATTGGTTTGCTTATGGGGCTTTACTCACCCATCCGGCATTTCGTTTCGCCAATTGTGATGGCGCTCATGCCGATTCCTACCCTTGCTTTGCTTCCAATCATTATTATTCTTTTCGGAATCGGGGATTTATCGAAAGTTGTTACGATTGCGGGGAGCGTTTTTTTCCCTGTTGTTATTAATACGGCTGCGGGTGTTATTAATATCGACTCAATCTATTTAGATGTAGCAAAAAATTATGGTGCGGGAAAATTGAATTTCTTTATGAAAATCGCTTTGCCGGGCGCAATGCCTGTCATGTTGGAAGGAATTCAGATGGGGCAGGCGATTGCACTTCTAACGATTGTAGCGGCGGAAATGATGGGGGCTACATCTGGTATCGGCTATTTAATTTGGGTTTCGTACAAAGCGTTTTTACTTCAGGAAATGTACGTAGGGCTTATTCTCATTTCATTTTTCGGTTATCTGTTCTCGTTGCTGCTCCGAGGAATCCAGAAAAAGATGTTACCGTGGAGGTGA
- the istA gene encoding IS21 family transposase, with protein MYITLDVQTDFEINSLSDLTKFKQLMENLKMKINKSQLAREMGIDRRTVDKYLSGFTPKETKEKIAILDEYYEIIAALLSEDSKQVFYYRRVLWQYLTDNHGLKCAQSTFRRYISKKPEFAAYFTEQVRVPSPKGTTRFETPPGQQAQFDWKESIPFETSDGEKIEVNVGALVLGYSRFRVFTLTLRKTQDVLFSFLTEAFEKIGGVPKEIVTDNPKTIMDVPRREDNPGKVNSRFAAFAKDFDFKVRPCIAGRPRTKGKVETQMKFIDEIHAYQGQLTLNELYQFIEKLMNRVNQSFHQGSGKIPAFALEKEKSSLLPLPAEKIRNSYRIKHQLVQVNTSSMISYKANQYSVPTKYIGQKVGIQVLDDQLWIYYNMECIARHPISNRKLNIRPSDYKETLQISAPHYPDIEALAKNNLKAIGEVYDA; from the coding sequence ATGTACATAACGCTAGATGTTCAAACGGATTTTGAAATCAATAGTCTTTCAGACTTAACAAAATTCAAACAGTTAATGGAGAATCTAAAAATGAAAATTAACAAAAGCCAATTGGCAAGGGAAATGGGTATAGATCGGCGGACGGTTGATAAATACCTAAGTGGATTTACACCAAAAGAAACAAAAGAGAAAATAGCGATTTTAGATGAATACTACGAAATAATTGCAGCACTTTTATCTGAGGACTCGAAGCAAGTCTTTTATTACCGACGCGTACTTTGGCAATACCTAACGGACAATCATGGGTTAAAATGTGCTCAATCTACTTTTCGTCGTTATATTTCAAAAAAGCCAGAGTTCGCTGCCTATTTCACAGAGCAGGTGCGCGTGCCTTCACCTAAAGGGACGACAAGATTTGAAACACCGCCTGGCCAACAAGCACAATTCGATTGGAAAGAAAGTATTCCATTCGAAACAAGTGATGGAGAAAAAATAGAGGTAAATGTAGGAGCGCTTGTGTTAGGGTATTCACGTTTCCGCGTATTCACTCTTACATTACGAAAAACACAAGATGTTTTATTCTCCTTTTTGACGGAGGCATTTGAAAAAATAGGAGGTGTTCCGAAGGAAATCGTAACTGATAATCCAAAAACGATTATGGATGTGCCACGAAGAGAAGATAATCCAGGGAAAGTAAATAGCCGGTTCGCTGCTTTTGCGAAGGACTTTGATTTCAAGGTTAGGCCGTGTATTGCAGGTCGTCCCCGTACGAAAGGGAAAGTAGAAACTCAAATGAAATTTATAGATGAAATTCATGCCTATCAAGGTCAGCTGACCTTGAACGAACTCTATCAATTCATTGAAAAGTTGATGAATCGAGTCAATCAATCCTTTCATCAAGGTTCAGGGAAAATCCCAGCATTTGCGTTAGAAAAAGAAAAGAGTTCCCTTCTTCCGCTACCAGCAGAAAAAATAAGGAACTCTTACCGTATCAAGCATCAGCTTGTACAGGTGAATACATCAAGTATGATCTCCTACAAAGCCAACCAGTATTCAGTGCCCACTAAGTACATCGGCCAAAAGGTAGGGATACAAGTACTAGATGATCAATTATGGATTTATTATAACATGGAGTGCATTGCGCGCCACCCTATATCGAATCGGAAATTAAATATTCGTCCTTCAGATTATAAAGAAACGCTGCAAATATCAGCTCCCCATTATCCAGACATTGAGGCTTTAGCTAAAAACAATCTAAAAGCCATTGGAGAGGTGTATGACGCATGA
- the istB gene encoding IS21-like element helper ATPase IstB, with protein MMQQTNYQQLLKNLEYLKLKQMVTYLDEVIDFGIHNQLSFIDTLIKLTNYEIDLREKNMVHAMVKVGAFPNLKEVKDFDFEFQPSLNPQQIQDFLTLRFIEGNENIVFLGPSGVGKTFLASAIGIAAAKKRTSTYFIKCHDLIQNLKRARLENRLESRLKHYTKYKLLIIDEIGYLPIDAEDAKLFFQLIDMRYEKRSTIFTTNVNFKSWDEVFQETKLANAILDRILHHATVVTIVGNSYRLKDHLAPEGE; from the coding sequence ATGATGCAGCAAACAAATTATCAACAGCTTCTGAAGAACTTGGAGTATTTGAAACTGAAACAAATGGTAACGTATTTAGACGAAGTCATCGACTTCGGTATCCACAATCAGCTGTCATTTATCGATACATTAATTAAACTGACAAACTATGAAATCGATTTACGTGAAAAAAACATGGTTCACGCGATGGTAAAAGTGGGTGCATTTCCAAATTTAAAAGAGGTAAAGGATTTTGATTTTGAATTCCAACCCTCGCTAAATCCACAGCAAATTCAAGATTTTCTTACGCTACGTTTTATTGAAGGGAACGAAAACATCGTATTTCTGGGACCTAGTGGAGTCGGAAAAACATTTTTGGCTTCAGCGATTGGCATCGCAGCCGCTAAAAAACGTACTAGCACTTACTTTATTAAATGTCATGACTTGATTCAGAACCTGAAGCGGGCCCGCTTAGAAAACCGTTTAGAAAGCCGCTTGAAACACTACACAAAGTATAAGTTACTCATAATCGATGAGATAGGCTATTTACCGATTGATGCGGAGGATGCAAAACTATTCTTCCAGCTGATAGATATGCGTTATGAAAAACGTAGCACAATCTTTACTACTAATGTTAACTTCAAATCCTGGGACGAGGTATTTCAGGAAACCAAGTTAGCAAATGCGATATTAGATCGTATTTTACATCACGCAACGGTGGTTACCATCGTTGGAAATTCTTATCGTTTGAAAGATCATCTAGCTCCAGAAGGTGAGTGA
- a CDS encoding rhodanese-like domain-containing protein, whose protein sequence is MEWIFILLIVGFLVWRMMPAKGVRSISTEDLKEMLNNKAIQFIDVRTPNEFKGRHIKEFKNIPLNILKPQLESLDKSKETVVICQSGMRSSQAAKILKNAGFMNVLNVAGGMSAWRG, encoded by the coding sequence ATGGAATGGATTTTTATTTTACTAATCGTTGGATTTCTGGTTTGGCGAATGATGCCGGCTAAAGGAGTTCGATCTATTTCAACAGAAGACTTAAAAGAAATGCTGAACAATAAAGCGATACAGTTCATCGATGTTCGAACACCCAATGAATTTAAAGGGCGCCATATCAAGGAGTTTAAAAACATCCCGTTGAACATCTTGAAGCCGCAGTTGGAAAGCTTGGACAAATCGAAAGAAACTGTAGTAATTTGTCAAAGCGGCATGCGGAGTTCACAAGCAGCTAAAATTTTGAAGAATGCCGGTTTTATGAACGTTTTGAACGTAGCAGGCGGTATGAGTGCTTGGCGAGGTTAA
- a CDS encoding acetyl-CoA hydrolase/transferase family protein, giving the protein MEKRLNIEDIIGLIEKEADIIIPIANGEPHYLLDILEVNHTKLHEVKIHQMLALRERDYITGKMKGHLSHISYFLSGATRKAYQEGKIELVPNVFHEVPRMLQEITNLSLIMSVASPMDEHGYFSLGTQADYVSEFIGHVPFVLEVNKHMPRTYGGNQIHISQIAGYVENDKPLSEEKSPLIGEKDLQIAEFVTNRIENGDSLQIGIGAIPNAVMGMLKDHRHLGIHTEMLTDGIVDLVKAGAVDGTKKFTHKGKIVATFAFGSQRLYDFIHENPAVEFLPVSMVNDPREIAKEERIVSINATTEVDLYGQCASETVGGRYYSSTGGQADFARGARFAKHGKGFICMHSTVKNDTISRIKLQLTPGSVVTTSKNDVDNIVTEYGIASLYGKSLAERANALIGIAHPAFREELLYDAKRNGIIY; this is encoded by the coding sequence GTGGAGAAACGATTGAATATAGAGGATATCATTGGTTTGATTGAAAAAGAGGCAGATATTATCATTCCGATTGCTAATGGGGAGCCCCACTATCTTCTAGATATATTGGAAGTGAATCATACAAAATTACATGAGGTTAAAATTCATCAAATGCTGGCTCTTCGGGAGCGGGATTATATAACTGGTAAAATGAAAGGTCATCTTTCACATATTTCATATTTTTTAAGCGGTGCGACACGAAAAGCGTACCAAGAGGGCAAAATAGAATTAGTGCCAAACGTTTTCCATGAAGTGCCGCGCATGTTGCAGGAAATTACGAACCTGTCGCTAATCATGTCAGTTGCGTCTCCAATGGATGAACACGGTTATTTCTCTTTAGGGACACAGGCAGACTATGTTTCTGAGTTCATTGGTCATGTTCCGTTTGTTTTGGAAGTGAATAAGCATATGCCGCGCACATATGGTGGAAATCAGATTCACATTAGTCAAATTGCCGGTTATGTTGAAAATGATAAACCATTATCTGAAGAAAAGTCTCCTTTAATTGGAGAAAAAGATCTTCAAATTGCTGAATTTGTAACGAATCGCATTGAAAACGGTGATTCACTTCAAATCGGCATTGGTGCGATTCCGAATGCGGTTATGGGAATGTTGAAAGACCATCGTCATCTCGGTATCCACACTGAAATGCTGACAGATGGCATCGTTGACCTTGTAAAAGCGGGAGCGGTCGATGGTACAAAGAAGTTCACACATAAAGGGAAGATTGTGGCAACATTTGCATTTGGATCACAGCGTTTGTACGACTTCATCCATGAAAATCCTGCGGTTGAATTTTTACCGGTAAGTATGGTGAACGATCCGCGTGAAATTGCGAAAGAAGAAAGAATTGTTTCCATTAATGCGACGACGGAAGTAGACCTGTATGGACAATGTGCTTCTGAAACGGTTGGTGGCCGTTATTATTCATCGACGGGCGGGCAAGCCGATTTTGCCCGCGGTGCACGTTTTGCAAAGCATGGCAAAGGGTTTATCTGTATGCATTCTACAGTAAAGAACGACACTATTTCACGCATAAAATTGCAGTTGACGCCGGGTTCTGTCGTAACAACATCGAAAAATGACGTTGATAATATTGTTACAGAGTACGGAATTGCGAGTTTGTACGGGAAATCGCTAGCTGAGCGAGCAAATGCACTCATCGGTATTGCTCATCCGGCATTCCGGGAAGAATTATTGTATGATGCCAAGAGAAATGGCATAATTTATTAA
- a CDS encoding MBL fold metallo-hydrolase, with protein MDNSSSTERFLPVTSVNSGEGVEITPDLYCFTIQIVNVCFYGKAGRGADWVLIDAGMPKSATAIKGAAVERFGESNPPKAIILTHAHFDHIGAIIDLLEEWDVPVYAHQLELPYLTGEKDYPKPDGTVEGGLVAKMSPLFPNEGIDIRPHIQELPLDGSIPMMPGWEWIHTPGHSEGHVSLFRKQDGALIAGDAFVTVKQESLYRVFTQELEMNGPPRYLTTDWKAAKTSVEKLASLKPKMAITGHGIPAEGSWLTENLDMLAREFDKRAVPTHGKYVEEE; from the coding sequence ATGGATAATAGTTCATCGACAGAACGATTTCTGCCTGTTACATCAGTAAATAGTGGAGAAGGAGTTGAAATAACACCCGACCTATATTGCTTCACGATTCAAATTGTGAATGTCTGTTTTTACGGGAAAGCAGGGCGGGGGGCAGACTGGGTATTAATTGACGCTGGTATGCCAAAGTCTGCAACCGCCATTAAAGGAGCGGCGGTGGAACGTTTCGGGGAAAGTAATCCGCCGAAAGCGATCATTTTGACACATGCGCATTTCGATCATATTGGCGCGATAATCGATTTGTTGGAAGAATGGGATGTACCGGTCTATGCCCACCAACTTGAATTGCCATATTTAACAGGGGAAAAAGATTACCCGAAGCCGGACGGAACCGTTGAAGGCGGATTGGTTGCTAAAATGTCGCCATTGTTCCCCAATGAAGGAATCGATATTCGTCCTCACATACAAGAACTACCGTTAGATGGTTCGATTCCGATGATGCCGGGGTGGGAATGGATTCATACACCGGGCCATTCGGAAGGTCATGTATCGCTTTTTAGAAAACAGGATGGCGCACTCATTGCCGGCGATGCTTTTGTCACTGTGAAGCAAGAATCACTCTACCGTGTATTTACACAAGAGTTGGAAATGAATGGGCCACCGCGGTATTTGACAACCGATTGGAAAGCCGCAAAAACATCCGTGGAGAAACTTGCATCCTTAAAACCGAAAATGGCAATTACCGGCCATGGCATCCCGGCGGAGGGCAGTTGGCTTACAGAAAACCTGGATATGCTTGCACGTGAGTTTGATAAACGTGCAGTACCAACGCATGGGAAATATGTGGAAGAAGAGTGA
- a CDS encoding CHY zinc finger protein codes for MKVKGQIVRGNIIDNETRCAHYHSDIDRIAIKFYCCNTYFPCYECHEEDGCGNPDVWPVEMFDEKAVLCGACGHELTIKEYLNCKSACPGCSAAFNPGCNLHRHLYFQV; via the coding sequence ATGAAAGTAAAAGGACAAATTGTACGTGGCAACATTATCGACAACGAAACGCGCTGTGCACATTATCATTCCGATATCGACCGGATTGCCATTAAGTTCTATTGTTGCAACACCTATTTCCCATGCTATGAATGTCATGAAGAAGATGGTTGCGGCAATCCTGATGTCTGGCCCGTAGAAATGTTTGATGAAAAAGCAGTATTATGCGGCGCGTGCGGTCATGAGCTGACGATTAAGGAATATTTGAACTGTAAATCGGCATGCCCTGGATGTTCCGCAGCGTTTAATCCTGGGTGCAACTTACATCGGCATCTTTATTTCCAAGTATGA
- a CDS encoding AI-2E family transporter, whose amino-acid sequence MTKKLWFQVGVGILLAMLIIKYFMEIKGILAPLVIIAKAIFLPLLLGGVLYYITEPIQRFLEKRKVPRWGSILSIFAILIAVVWIFVAIIGPPVTKQINNLVENAPAIAKEINVMQDSLLQQKNNLPEKLEESIDSAANSLQTIAVNFGKWVVQFLQSFLQAMFLLILVPFFFIFMLKDHEKFAPFIYKFFSGTRQEWIKKTLHDIDTVLRSYIQGQLLISFLLAVLLFIGYLSIGLEYALLLAIFGLFMNLIPFIGPWISAVPPIIIGFIQDPKTGILAAIVMVVAQQIESNLITPNVMGKTLDIHPLTVITVILAAGNIGGFLGIIIAVPTYAVGKAIVKNIYARRKEIKEAATSTV is encoded by the coding sequence GTGACGAAAAAGTTATGGTTTCAAGTGGGTGTCGGAATACTGCTTGCGATGCTCATTATTAAATACTTTATGGAGATAAAAGGGATCTTAGCACCGTTGGTCATCATAGCAAAAGCTATTTTTCTACCACTATTACTTGGTGGAGTTCTTTATTATATTACGGAGCCCATTCAACGATTTCTGGAAAAACGAAAAGTACCGCGGTGGGGAAGTATTCTCTCTATTTTTGCCATCCTTATCGCGGTAGTTTGGATATTCGTGGCGATTATCGGACCTCCGGTTACAAAGCAAATTAATAACTTGGTCGAGAATGCGCCTGCAATCGCTAAGGAAATTAATGTAATGCAAGATTCTTTGCTTCAACAAAAGAACAATTTACCGGAAAAACTTGAAGAATCCATTGACAGTGCCGCTAACTCGCTTCAAACCATTGCGGTCAATTTCGGAAAATGGGTTGTCCAATTTTTACAATCTTTCTTACAGGCGATGTTTTTACTAATACTTGTTCCGTTTTTCTTCATTTTTATGTTGAAAGATCACGAGAAATTTGCGCCGTTCATCTATAAATTCTTTTCCGGAACACGGCAAGAATGGATCAAAAAAACCTTACATGATATTGATACAGTACTCCGATCTTATATCCAAGGACAGCTATTAATCAGTTTTCTGTTAGCGGTATTGCTGTTCATCGGTTACTTGAGTATCGGTCTGGAATATGCTTTATTACTTGCGATTTTCGGGCTCTTCATGAATCTTATTCCATTTATCGGTCCTTGGATTTCGGCTGTACCTCCAATTATCATCGGTTTCATACAGGATCCGAAAACCGGTATTCTTGCTGCAATCGTCATGGTTGTCGCTCAGCAGATCGAAAGCAATCTCATTACACCGAATGTCATGGGGAAAACGTTGGATATTCATCCGCTTACCGTCATTACCGTCATATTGGCCGCGGGAAATATTGGAGGTTTTCTTGGAATCATCATTGCTGTTCCGACGTATGCAGTTGGGAAAGCAATTGTCAAAAATATTTACGCCCGGCGTAAAGAGATTAAAGAGGCGGCAACATCAACAGTATAG
- a CDS encoding VOC family protein, with translation MNFHKAPHIYTGEVHLNVLDLNRSVQFYQEVIGFKVLKEASNKVVLTADGKTPLLIIEQPGNVTPKEPQKSGLYHFALLLPNRADLGAIIKHFIQQHIRIGASDHLVSEALYLSDPDGNGIEIYTDRSPDLWSWDNGKVAMSTDPLDGESIIAESAGQNWDGLPAGTVMGHVHLHVANLLEAKTFYNALGFEVVSNYPQALFMSNGKYHHHIGLNTWNGEGAARPTSGSVGLQSYTLIYPDETTLNDAIGELKALEVEIELSGSGFVVEDPSGNRINLRAA, from the coding sequence ATGAATTTTCATAAAGCGCCACATATATATACAGGGGAAGTACATCTTAATGTTTTGGATTTAAATAGATCTGTTCAGTTCTATCAAGAAGTGATTGGTTTTAAAGTACTTAAGGAAGCTTCGAATAAAGTAGTGCTGACAGCGGACGGCAAGACACCATTGCTGATTATCGAACAACCGGGAAACGTCACGCCAAAAGAGCCGCAAAAATCTGGCTTGTATCATTTCGCGCTTTTATTGCCGAATAGAGCAGATTTAGGAGCAATCATTAAACATTTTATACAACAACATATACGGATTGGGGCATCGGATCATCTTGTGAGCGAGGCTCTCTATTTGTCAGACCCAGATGGCAATGGCATTGAAATATACACAGATCGTAGTCCTGACCTTTGGAGTTGGGATAATGGAAAAGTAGCAATGAGTACAGACCCACTCGACGGCGAAAGTATTATTGCTGAAAGTGCGGGGCAGAATTGGGATGGACTTCCTGCCGGGACGGTAATGGGCCATGTTCATTTGCATGTAGCCAACTTGTTGGAGGCAAAAACGTTCTACAATGCACTTGGTTTCGAAGTCGTGTCCAACTATCCGCAGGCATTGTTCATGTCGAATGGAAAATACCATCACCATATTGGCTTGAACACGTGGAATGGTGAAGGGGCTGCAAGACCTACTTCAGGTAGTGTCGGACTTCAATCATATACGCTCATTTATCCGGATGAGACAACGTTGAATGATGCCATTGGGGAATTGAAAGCGCTAGAAGTGGAGATAGAATTGAGCGGTAGCGGATTTGTGGTGGAAGATCCTTCTGGAAATCGAATTAATCTTCGAGCCGCGTAA
- a CDS encoding winged helix-turn-helix transcriptional regulator, with protein sequence MHEFELCPRFEKAMSILSQRWTALILYQLMAGPQRFCTMTDKLGVSGKTLTERLKDLEQQDFVIRNVYPETPVRIEYSLTEKGMSLTPIMKEIENWSKTWIVAEPFSKNT encoded by the coding sequence ATGCATGAATTTGAACTTTGCCCGCGTTTTGAAAAAGCTATGTCTATCCTAAGCCAACGCTGGACTGCACTTATTTTGTATCAATTAATGGCAGGTCCGCAGCGTTTTTGCACAATGACCGACAAACTCGGCGTCAGTGGAAAAACATTAACAGAGCGATTAAAAGACCTTGAACAGCAGGACTTTGTCATTCGTAATGTTTACCCTGAAACGCCTGTACGAATCGAATATTCCTTAACCGAAAAAGGGATGTCTCTTACACCAATTATGAAAGAAATTGAAAACTGGTCAAAAACATGGATTGTAGCTGAACCTTTTTCAAAGAACACATAA
- a CDS encoding topology modulation protein: MNKIMVIGVSSGAGKSTFARQLGEVTGIEVTHLDRLYWKPNWVEASLEEFSADQQLVVQNDQWIIEGNYSGTFPIREPHADTVIYLELPLRVCLYRVLKRRVQFHGKTRDDVGEGCKEKIDKAFLKFIVSTYGARKKKMTERMQRYAQEGKTVHYLKTPTQIEGFLGTYNKNT; this comes from the coding sequence ATGAATAAAATTATGGTCATCGGGGTGTCTTCCGGCGCTGGCAAATCAACATTTGCCAGGCAATTAGGCGAAGTGACTGGAATCGAAGTGACGCATTTAGATCGTTTGTATTGGAAACCAAATTGGGTGGAAGCCTCACTAGAAGAGTTTTCAGCAGATCAACAACTAGTTGTCCAAAATGATCAATGGATTATTGAAGGTAATTATTCGGGTACATTCCCTATTCGAGAGCCGCATGCAGACACTGTTATTTACTTGGAACTCCCTCTCCGTGTCTGTTTGTATCGAGTGCTGAAAAGAAGGGTGCAATTCCACGGAAAAACAAGGGATGATGTCGGGGAAGGGTGTAAAGAGAAGATAGATAAGGCATTTTTGAAATTCATCGTGTCGACATATGGCGCACGGAAAAAGAAAATGACAGAGCGTATGCAGCGTTATGCACAGGAAGGAAAGACAGTACATTATTTGAAAACACCCACGCAGATTGAAGGGTTTTTAGGGACGTATAATAAGAACACATAA
- a CDS encoding nucleotidyltransferase domain-containing protein has translation MFNTCIKVNEWMSEFNEQWGIAGGWAIDLFIGKQTRHHSDIEVALFREDQHKLKKALSDWSFEKVVKGELISWGEEWLELPVHEIHGVHKQTGERLEVLLNDTRDSEWVFRRESSISFLKSSFFLNSNEGIPYLHPAVVLLYKARNARKKDHTDFFAAKDFLKIEDKNWLRQALQMHIPEHTWIPEL, from the coding sequence ATGTTCAATACATGTATCAAAGTGAATGAATGGATGTCGGAATTCAACGAACAATGGGGAATTGCTGGCGGCTGGGCAATTGATTTATTCATAGGCAAACAAACGCGTCACCATTCGGATATAGAAGTGGCGCTATTTCGAGAAGATCAGCACAAACTGAAAAAGGCATTGTCGGATTGGTCTTTTGAAAAAGTGGTAAAGGGAGAATTGATTTCTTGGGGAGAAGAATGGTTGGAATTGCCGGTTCATGAGATTCACGGTGTACATAAACAGACTGGGGAGCGGTTGGAAGTATTGCTGAACGACACGAGAGATAGTGAGTGGGTTTTTAGGCGAGAATCATCGATTTCATTTCTGAAAAGCTCATTTTTTCTTAACTCAAATGAAGGGATTCCTTATTTGCATCCAGCGGTTGTCTTGTTATACAAAGCAAGGAATGCACGTAAGAAAGATCATACTGACTTTTTTGCAGCTAAAGATTTTTTGAAGATAGAGGACAAAAACTGGTTACGTCAGGCACTTCAAATGCACATTCCTGAACATACATGGATTCCTGAATTATGA
- a CDS encoding GNAT family N-acetyltransferase, producing MKLTAISMSEEFAYEILIWKYDPPYDFYNNEHDAEAVEELLENNYTVVVDQNRELIGFFCAGSAAQVPLGANVGAYKEDIIDIGLGMMPTLTGKGNGFTFFSFVIESLYKKYGVVPVRLTVAKFNQRAIHLYEQFGFVKEKEFTTDSADFQTMRKV from the coding sequence ATGAAATTAACAGCAATAAGTATGAGTGAAGAATTTGCATATGAAATTCTAATTTGGAAATATGATCCGCCATATGACTTTTATAACAATGAGCATGATGCCGAGGCAGTCGAGGAATTGTTGGAAAATAACTATACAGTCGTTGTAGACCAAAACAGGGAGTTGATTGGTTTCTTTTGTGCTGGTTCTGCGGCTCAAGTCCCTTTAGGTGCAAATGTTGGAGCGTATAAGGAAGACATCATTGATATCGGGCTAGGCATGATGCCTACATTAACAGGCAAGGGAAATGGTTTCACATTCTTTTCATTCGTAATAGAGTCACTTTATAAAAAATATGGCGTTGTACCTGTTCGTCTTACTGTCGCCAAGTTTAATCAGAGAGCGATTCACCTGTATGAGCAGTTTGGATTTGTGAAGGAAAAGGAATTTACGACGGATTCAGCTGATTTTCAGACGATGAGGAAGGTGTGA